A region of the Roseiflexus sp. RS-1 genome:
CTTTCTCGCATGCCAGGGGCCACGATGCAAAGAAATCCGCTGCGCCAGCTGGCTCTTCAGCCATCGTGACATCGGTGATCGGCGCAACAATCGCCGCTTCCTTAGCAGTTGGCACACACACGCCGATGCTGCCAACGCCCGGAATCAATCCGGTAATATTGGAAACCAGCATAAAGAAGAATGCTGAAGCGCAGAAGGGGAAAAACTTCGCAACATTCTTGCGATCAACGCCCTGAGCAAAGTTGTAGAACGCTTCGACCAGCACTTCCAGCGTATTCTGGAAACCGCGCGGGACGACCTGCATGTTGCGCGTGCCAGCCAGGATGACGATAAAGAAAATGAGTAGAACGATAACGGTCGTGATCAACGAGTTGGTGATGGGAAATCCACTTGCGCACGTTTCGAGGGTTGCGCGCACGCCGCCGAGACAAACGACCGGTTCAGCGGCGACAGAGATGTGCAGTTTGGTCGAGCGAACGCCGATGATATACAGGACGATCCCCAGCACGAGCAGGATGCCAGTGACCGTCAGAATGCGGTTTCGCATAAACGCGCTCTCCCTGTCTCCCTACTTTGAGAACACTTTCACAATAAAATGTACCACATCAGGCATAAAAATTCAACCTGCGAACGAGGTTGAACAGACGCCGCTTGCGCGTGAAGCACCCTGAAGTGACGCGGCGAGTATAGCACAGGTAAAAAGAACGTGCAAACGCGCCACTATCCGAGCAACTCTTGAATATCGCGGATGGCGCGTTTGGCATACACCCAGACCGACCCGATCTTCGCAGGCGTCCCTGATTTATCGAAGACAATCACCAGCATCAGGCGTTGCGCAATATCGAAGCAGTAGAGATCGTAATGACTGCCTTCGTGGACATACAATGCCGATGATTCGGTCTCGCGCAACATCTGGGTGATCTGTCCGGCTGTTGAGAAACTGGTCGAGAGCAGCGGCAGGAGCACCATCGTCGGCAACCCGATCGTCAATCCGGTCTCTGCCAGCACCATGCCGGCCCGGTCGGCGAGGATGATGCACTTGGAGCCGACGTCGCGGTCAAGCGCTTCCATGCGCAACCGTATCGCCCGCTGATCTTCGGGAGTCAGCACCAGTGGTCCATCGCGTCGTCGCGCCGGGCGGTGCGCCGGTTCCGCCGGGCGGGCGGGCGGCGGCTCCGCCGCGCGGGGCGGCTCTGCCTTCTGGCGCGCCGGGCGCGGCGGCTCGGCAGGGGCGGACGGCTCTTCCTTCGGCTGGCGTACCGGGCGCGGGGGCGGTTCTGGTGCGCTCACCGTCGGCGGCTCTTCCGCCTGCGTGACCGTGGTCGCCGCTTCACGCAGTTCGCGGTAGATCAGATCGCGCAGGTCACCGATTGCCATTCCACTGTTGACGATGTGCTGGACGCCGAACCCCGCCACCTGCCGCGCAATCTGCGGGTCCGACCGGCGACTCCAGAGCACCAGACGGGTTGGCGCACCGAAGTTTGGCAGAATCTCCGCCAGATCGATGCCGCTCATTCCCGGAAGTTCCACATTTGCGATGATAACGCCAGGCGGATCATTCCGTACTTCCCACAACGCCTCATTTGCCGTGTCGAGCGTTTGCACCGTAACATCGCCTGAGAACGCGCTCTGCAAGGCGCGCAGTTCGTCACTATCGCCTGGAACAACGATGAGTCGGTACGTCATGAGAGTGCTTCACTTTCCCGCTAAGTCCGGCGGAGGGGGAGCGCAAACGAGAAGGTGCTGCCTTCACCCTCTCGACTGACAACCCACACCGCCCCGCCCAGTGAGGCTATCAACTCGCGCACCAGCGCCAATCCAAGCCCGACGCCGCCACGCTCGCGCGTAAGCGAGTCGCCGACCTGATAAAAACGTTCGAAGATCCGCGTTCGTTCGTGCATCGGGATGCCGATCCCGGTGTCCCTGACATCGGTCACAACCCAGGGTAATGCGCGAAGCGACGCCGAAGGCGTGATGACCGATACTTCGCGCAGCGACTCCAGTTCGTGATACTGCCGTATGCTCACCGTAATCGTGATCCGTCCGTGCTGCGGCGTAAACTTGATCGCATTGGACAACAGATGATTGAGCACCAGCATCACCTTTTCGCGATCAGTCAGGAATGGCGGGAGCGCATCGGGCAGGTTGACCGTGATCGTTTGCCCCGCGAGTTCCGCCGCACTGCGCAGATTCTGCACCGTCTGGTAGATCGTCTCGCCCAGATCGACCAGCGCGAGTTGCGGTTGTGACTCACCAGTATCGATGTAGTGCAGATTGACCATATCATCGACGATCGCTTTGATACGTTGGGCGCTCTCCATTACGCGCTGAAGGTAGTCGCGCTGACTTCCCTCGACCTGATCACGGACCATCATAGTATATCCAAGTACAATCGAGAGTGGAGTGCGCAGTTCGTGCGAGGCGATGGCGATGAACTCGCTTTTGAGGTGATCGAGTTCCTGTCGGCGCTGATACGCTTCATCGAGTTGACGGTAGAGGGTTGCGTTGCGCAACGCGGCGCCAGCCTGGTTGGCGAGCAACATTAACCCCTGTTGGACGCCCGGTCGCAGGGTGGTGGAGTGCTGGTTGCACAGGACAACCACGCCGTTGACTCGCCCTTGAGCGCGCAGCGGCACGGCGAGCGCTGCGTGCAGTGTCTGATCAGGCTGTGTTCCGTAGCACGCAGTCTCTTCATAGCGTGTTTGCTGGAGGGTGAATGCGCGCTCAGCCAGCGCGCGTCCCTCGTCGGTCAGGTGCGCCGTCTCTGGTGTTGTTGCTGCAAGATGCAACATTGCAGGTTCATCCCCCAGCAGCAGGAACCCGGTCTGAAACCCGCTCCGTTCGATCATGGCATCGAGGACGGTATGGACCAGTTCCGACAGTTCTAGCGTGGCGCTGAGCGCTTCGCTGACCGCGAGCAGTTGTTCGAGCGTCCGCAATCGCAGGTTGTCCTGCTGCATCGCGCGTTTGTGCAATGCCTGATCGACCGCCAGGCGCAGTTGCTCGAGTTCGAACGGTTTTGCGAGAAAATCCGCCACGCCGCGCCGCACCGATTGGTGGAGATTTTCAAGCGACGCATACCCGGTCATGATGATAATGGCAATCTCCGGGTCTTTTTCGCGCGCGATTCGCGCCAGATCGAGACCACTCATCGCCGGCATTTTGATATCGGTCAGCAGCAGATCGAAGTGCTGCCCATTGTTGAGCGCCTCAATGGCGACAAGCGGATCGTTGGTGGCAAGCACGTCGTAGCCGGCGCGTTGCAGGGTGCGCGAGCATACATCGCACATATGCTGTTCATCATCGACGATCAGCAAACGTGGCGGTGAGGCGCCGGCTGGCGTTTTGGAAACCGCAGTACCGATTGCCTGACTCATAACCGTGCAGCAGCGTCTTTCAATTCAGCGCCTCGACGGCAATGGCCGCCGCTGTCACCATCGACCCGTCTTCAAGTGCAATATCGGCAGCCGGAGTGCGCACACGTGAGGGTAACCGCTGCGGTGCGGACGAAATCGTGCGCACCTGCCCCAGGGCGCCCAGATAGGGTTGATGCAGGATGCGAACGAGTGCGCCGGGACGAACTGCCGGGCGCGGCGCTTCGATCGACAGCCCGGCGGTGCGGGTTGAAAGTGGAATAACAACCCGTGGCCGCTGTGCTCCATTCCACAACTGCGTCGATCCTTCAACCAGCGCCTCTTTGCCATCGTGTGATGCAAGCAGTTCAAACAATGGTTGCGACATCGGACGGTTGCCGAACCCTTCCGTAACGATCACGACCAGATCGCCAGGCGGCGGCGGGGTTGCCGGAACCTGCCAGTTGGGTGGAATGATCTCCCACGCGGCGTATCCCGCCGCGCCGAGAAATGCGCGCAGTTCTGCTTCGTCAATGCTGCCGACGATGATGCCGCGCACCTGTTGCTGCACTGCCCGCTGGAGCGCAGCGGCGCTGATCCCGCTGCCACCAATAACGACCGCGTATGCGCTTCGTGGATTGATCATCTCCTCGGTGATCGGCTCGGCAGGATCGGTCACCAGCAACCGCAATACGCCATACTGACTTGCGCCGATGCCGAAGATGCCATAAACCTGTGCGGCAGGCGTCTCGATCCGCACGCCTTCGTATGGGATAACCTCCATCACCACACCGCGAACCGTGGCCAACAATTCGTATCGCGTCGGTTCCGGCGCAATGGTGATATAACCCGTTGTTTCATCGACGCCGGCAAGCACGCCATTGACCGGTGCGAGAAAGACCCTCCCACCAAATCGGGTGGAACGGGCAAGCGGAACACCCTGCGCGACCTGTGCGCCAATCTCGTGGAGGAGTGTACGTTTGACGCGCGATGGCGGGATCATCAACGCGCGCGCCAGGTTCACAATCTGCGGCGCCGCAGGAACGAACGCCTGTGCAACCACGTCGTCCGGTTCGACGCGCTGCCCGAC
Encoded here:
- the atpB gene encoding F0F1 ATP synthase subunit A, with protein sequence MRNRILTVTGILLVLGIVLYIIGVRSTKLHISVAAEPVVCLGGVRATLETCASGFPITNSLITTVIVLLIFFIVILAGTRNMQVVPRGFQNTLEVLVEAFYNFAQGVDRKNVAKFFPFCASAFFFMLVSNITGLIPGVGSIGVCVPTAKEAAIVAPITDVTMAEEPAGAADFFASWPLACEKGTTLVPFLRAPTADLNMTLAWALASVALIQFFGFQALGIGYLTKFFNFREGFMMALVGILELISEFVRIIAFAFRLFGNIFAGEVILVVMAFLFPYLLPAPFYAFELFVAFIQALIFAVLSLVFMSLATEAHGGHHSETSAH
- a CDS encoding response regulator; protein product: MTYRLIVVPGDSDELRALQSAFSGDVTVQTLDTANEALWEVRNDPPGVIIANVELPGMSGIDLAEILPNFGAPTRLVLWSRRSDPQIARQVAGFGVQHIVNSGMAIGDLRDLIYRELREAATTVTQAEEPPTVSAPEPPPRPVRQPKEEPSAPAEPPRPARQKAEPPRAAEPPPARPAEPAHRPARRRDGPLVLTPEDQRAIRLRMEALDRDVGSKCIILADRAGMVLAETGLTIGLPTMVLLPLLSTSFSTAGQITQMLRETESSALYVHEGSHYDLYCFDIAQRLMLVIVFDKSGTPAKIGSVWVYAKRAIRDIQELLG
- a CDS encoding sensor histidine kinase, giving the protein MSQAIGTAVSKTPAGASPPRLLIVDDEQHMCDVCSRTLQRAGYDVLATNDPLVAIEALNNGQHFDLLLTDIKMPAMSGLDLARIAREKDPEIAIIIMTGYASLENLHQSVRRGVADFLAKPFELEQLRLAVDQALHKRAMQQDNLRLRTLEQLLAVSEALSATLELSELVHTVLDAMIERSGFQTGFLLLGDEPAMLHLAATTPETAHLTDEGRALAERAFTLQQTRYEETACYGTQPDQTLHAALAVPLRAQGRVNGVVVLCNQHSTTLRPGVQQGLMLLANQAGAALRNATLYRQLDEAYQRRQELDHLKSEFIAIASHELRTPLSIVLGYTMMVRDQVEGSQRDYLQRVMESAQRIKAIVDDMVNLHYIDTGESQPQLALVDLGETIYQTVQNLRSAAELAGQTITVNLPDALPPFLTDREKVMLVLNHLLSNAIKFTPQHGRITITVSIRQYHELESLREVSVITPSASLRALPWVVTDVRDTGIGIPMHERTRIFERFYQVGDSLTRERGGVGLGLALVRELIASLGGAVWVVSREGEGSTFSFALPLRRT